A single genomic interval of Pyruvatibacter sp. HU-CL02332 harbors:
- a CDS encoding acyl-CoA synthetase: MAWNFGDILDTIAPVLPGDKPALIHIAKDGTAQIKSWTEFDARSNNLARQLIERGAKPGDKVAFYMRNRSEYAELLAACFKARLTHVNVNYRYQPDELHYIFDNSDAQTIVYGEEFADNIAELKPRLGKVGTFLEVTEGTPANDFAERYEDLTQIGNGGALGIERSGDDQLFLYTGGTTGMPKGVMWPADDLREAQLYALRALGEVPETLEQLSAAIKETGTGAGPFIPACPMMHGTGLFTAIGNMMNGGCIVTLDNENLDPHAIWKAVNDYKVEQIAIVGDTFAKPMLKALEDEPGKYDLSSLVSIISSGVMWSLEVKRDMIPHMPQAMLMDSFGSSEGIGFGSSIFTSDGEVKTAKFQIGERCKVFDEDDQEVQPGSGKSGVIAVAQPIPLGYYKDEEKTAKTFRTINGMRYSIPGDFCTVEEDGTLTLLGRGSVCINTGGEKVYPEEVEEALKTHPAVEDALVVGLPDEKWGQAITGVITMASGQSADEATLIAHVKDNLAHYKAPKRVLVAADAFRAPNGKADYKGATSFAKQELGVAS, translated from the coding sequence ATGGCCTGGAATTTCGGCGACATCCTCGACACCATTGCCCCGGTACTGCCGGGCGACAAACCAGCCCTCATCCATATTGCAAAAGACGGCACGGCCCAGATCAAGTCCTGGACGGAGTTTGACGCCCGCTCAAACAACCTGGCACGTCAGCTCATCGAGCGTGGCGCCAAGCCCGGCGACAAGGTCGCGTTTTACATGCGCAACCGCTCCGAATATGCCGAGCTGCTGGCCGCCTGCTTCAAGGCCCGCCTCACCCACGTCAACGTCAACTACCGCTACCAGCCTGACGAACTGCACTACATCTTCGACAACTCCGACGCTCAGACCATCGTCTATGGCGAAGAGTTTGCCGACAACATTGCAGAGCTAAAACCCCGCCTCGGCAAAGTCGGCACGTTCCTCGAAGTGACCGAGGGCACACCCGCCAATGATTTCGCGGAGCGATACGAAGACCTCACCCAGATCGGCAATGGTGGCGCCCTGGGCATCGAACGCTCCGGCGACGACCAGCTGTTCCTCTACACCGGCGGCACCACCGGCATGCCCAAGGGCGTGATGTGGCCGGCGGATGATCTGCGCGAAGCCCAGCTCTATGCCCTGCGTGCACTCGGTGAAGTGCCTGAGACACTTGAACAGCTCTCCGCGGCCATCAAGGAAACCGGCACCGGCGCGGGCCCGTTCATTCCCGCCTGCCCCATGATGCATGGCACCGGCCTCTTTACCGCCATCGGCAACATGATGAATGGCGGCTGCATCGTCACGCTCGATAACGAGAACCTTGATCCCCACGCCATCTGGAAGGCCGTGAACGATTACAAGGTCGAACAGATCGCCATCGTGGGCGATACCTTCGCCAAGCCCATGCTGAAGGCCCTGGAAGATGAGCCCGGCAAATATGATCTGTCGTCACTGGTCAGCATCATTTCATCCGGCGTCATGTGGTCCCTTGAAGTGAAGCGCGACATGATTCCGCACATGCCCCAGGCCATGCTGATGGACAGCTTCGGCTCCTCTGAAGGCATCGGCTTTGGTAGTTCGATCTTCACCTCCGACGGCGAAGTCAAAACCGCCAAGTTCCAGATCGGCGAACGCTGCAAGGTGTTCGACGAAGACGATCAGGAAGTGCAGCCGGGCTCCGGCAAGTCCGGTGTCATCGCCGTCGCCCAGCCCATTCCCCTTGGCTACTACAAGGACGAAGAAAAAACGGCCAAAACCTTCCGCACCATCAACGGCATGCGCTATTCGATCCCCGGTGATTTCTGCACTGTGGAAGAAGACGGCACGTTGACCCTGCTGGGACGCGGCTCCGTGTGCATCAACACCGGTGGTGAGAAGGTCTACCCGGAAGAAGTGGAAGAAGCGCTGAAGACGCATCCCGCCGTGGAGGATGCCCTTGTGGTCGGCCTGCCCGACGAGAAATGGGGCCAGGCCATCACCGGCGTCATCACCATGGCGTCCGGCCAGTCCGCCGACGAAGCAACTCTGATTGCCCATGTGAAGGACAACCTTGCCCACTACAAGGCACCCAAGCGCGTGCTGGTGGCAGCAGACGCCTTCCGTGCGCCAAATGGCAAAGCGGACTACAAGGGCGCGACAAGTTTCGCA